One window of the Terriglobales bacterium genome contains the following:
- a CDS encoding lmo0937 family membrane protein, whose amino-acid sequence MLWTLFIVLLVLWLLGVISSYTLGGFIHILLVLAVVALVFQLLTSRNTPA is encoded by the coding sequence ATGCTTTGGACCTTGTTCATCGTTCTTCTGGTTCTCTGGTTACTCGGGGTTATAAGCAGCTACACCCTGGGCGGATTTATCCACATTCTGCTGGTTCTGGCAGTAGTGGCCCTGGTTTTCCAGCTTCTCACCAGCCGCAACACACCAGCCTAG
- a CDS encoding TonB-dependent receptor, whose amino-acid sequence MRSSLCSLFLLAVMTVLALTPIHAQERKGMLTGTVTDVSQGVLPGARVEVQPKNVSVASDGQGQFTITDLAPGRYTVTVSYVGYKPFSSDVTVNSGQVIHIDAVLQIASQTEVVTVRGDRQRGEVEAINIERTADNIVQVLPAEVITSLPNTNIADAVGRLPSVSLERDEGEGKYIQIRGTEPRLSNVTIDGIHVPSPEGVRNVKLDVIPADLVDMVELNKTLSANQDADAIGGSVNLVTRTPTDQPYMTFLGMGGYTPISGGRSLYQLAGTAGQRFGTNKKFGLLLGGSYDYNARGINDIEPAYGSPAVFQGPNTIDLRNYRYDRTRWGFGGETDYKLGDMSSVYLRGLYSKFKDYGENWIYSPSVDNFITNPADPNNNCNLTTITGVEGCGSMGFTDVYRKPEQQIFSAQAGARHAIGSTLLSYQIALSQAKYTGGFPRAGFGGPGGVAFAVDTTDPFTPKFPVLNGVNIFDPNAYTLGFASVENDTIFERDVVGDISLNKQYSLGSHSSSIEIGFKGWDAGKTQRDDREGFSPNGTLPMSLFLGNFRDSNYYFKNYAFGPTTDFNKVLAAIHAGQLSGPTPNLVYNLQNAFDIGERIWAGYVMDTISFGGLRLQAGVRVESTDDSLRANKLNLNAAGDFVPPAVPQTSTNSYVNAFPSVQAQYRFGSDTILRAAYGMGIARPNFGDLAPFFIDDPTSNPEFSRGNPNLKPTHAHNFDVVAEHYLRPLGLIQGGFFYKYLNDPIYSVTVPFQTATEGTLINGPHAHIEGIEAAWQQRLSFLPSLLNGMGVRANYSYTHSRASFPVAIGERTDHPSLLRTAPNNFNFDVTYDRKGLSARMGLTHNDGYLWSYAGAPSKFGDGDTYLYPHTQVDAQVSYWIPRSHGLQAIVSLLNLNNEVFGFYNGSERFPIQREYYSRTISAGLRWTLRNKEQ is encoded by the coding sequence ATGCGCAGTTCTCTCTGTTCGCTATTCCTGCTCGCGGTCATGACAGTCCTGGCGTTGACACCAATCCATGCCCAAGAACGCAAAGGGATGCTTACGGGCACGGTAACGGATGTAAGCCAGGGTGTGTTGCCCGGTGCCCGCGTGGAAGTACAGCCGAAGAACGTTTCGGTTGCTTCCGATGGCCAGGGACAATTCACGATCACTGATCTGGCGCCCGGTCGCTACACGGTGACGGTCTCGTATGTCGGATACAAGCCGTTTTCGAGTGATGTCACCGTCAATAGCGGACAGGTCATACATATTGATGCGGTCCTGCAAATTGCGTCCCAAACCGAAGTGGTTACGGTCCGTGGAGACCGCCAGCGCGGAGAAGTTGAGGCGATCAACATCGAGCGAACGGCGGACAATATCGTGCAGGTGCTGCCGGCCGAGGTCATCACTAGTCTTCCCAATACCAACATCGCCGACGCGGTGGGACGGCTGCCCAGCGTATCGCTAGAGCGGGATGAGGGCGAAGGCAAGTACATCCAGATTCGAGGCACTGAGCCGCGCCTCAGCAATGTGACCATTGACGGCATCCACGTGCCGTCTCCCGAAGGAGTTAGGAACGTTAAGCTCGACGTCATACCCGCCGATCTCGTGGATATGGTGGAACTCAATAAAACGCTCTCGGCCAATCAGGACGCGGACGCGATTGGCGGCTCAGTGAACCTGGTGACCAGGACTCCAACCGACCAGCCTTACATGACATTTTTGGGAATGGGCGGCTACACCCCAATAAGCGGAGGCAGATCTCTGTACCAGCTCGCGGGAACTGCCGGGCAGCGCTTCGGCACAAACAAGAAGTTCGGTTTACTTTTAGGCGGAAGCTACGATTACAACGCCCGCGGCATCAACGACATTGAGCCCGCGTATGGTTCGCCGGCCGTTTTCCAGGGACCAAACACTATAGATCTGCGTAATTACCGCTATGACCGGACACGCTGGGGATTCGGAGGGGAGACCGATTACAAGCTGGGTGACATGTCCTCCGTGTACTTGCGCGGCCTGTACTCCAAGTTCAAAGACTACGGGGAGAATTGGATCTATTCGCCGAGCGTGGATAATTTCATTACGAACCCCGCCGACCCGAATAACAACTGTAACCTCACCACCATCACGGGGGTTGAGGGTTGCGGCAGCATGGGCTTCACTGATGTGTATCGCAAACCGGAGCAGCAGATTTTCAGCGCCCAGGCTGGGGCGCGACACGCAATTGGAAGCACCCTGCTTTCCTATCAGATAGCTCTCTCGCAAGCCAAGTACACAGGCGGTTTTCCGCGGGCCGGATTCGGCGGGCCGGGCGGCGTGGCATTTGCGGTCGATACAACGGATCCCTTCACCCCCAAGTTTCCGGTCCTGAATGGAGTAAATATTTTTGATCCCAATGCGTACACTCTGGGGTTTGCTTCGGTAGAGAACGACACCATTTTCGAGCGGGACGTGGTGGGAGATATTTCGCTGAATAAACAATATTCTCTCGGCTCGCACTCCAGTTCGATCGAAATAGGTTTTAAGGGATGGGATGCGGGAAAAACACAACGCGATGACAGAGAGGGATTCAGCCCGAACGGCACTCTACCCATGAGTTTGTTTCTCGGTAATTTTAGAGATTCAAACTACTACTTCAAGAATTACGCGTTCGGTCCGACCACCGATTTCAACAAGGTGCTTGCCGCAATCCACGCGGGGCAGCTCTCCGGGCCGACTCCAAACCTTGTTTATAACCTGCAGAACGCCTTCGACATTGGCGAGCGCATCTGGGCGGGTTATGTGATGGATACGATTAGTTTCGGGGGACTGAGGCTGCAGGCGGGCGTAAGAGTCGAATCCACCGATGACTCGCTGCGTGCGAACAAGCTCAATCTCAATGCGGCGGGAGATTTTGTGCCACCCGCGGTCCCGCAGACCTCCACCAACAGCTACGTGAATGCCTTTCCCAGTGTTCAAGCCCAGTATCGGTTCGGGTCGGACACGATTCTGCGAGCAGCTTATGGTATGGGGATCGCGCGGCCCAACTTCGGCGACCTCGCTCCTTTTTTTATTGACGATCCCACATCGAATCCGGAATTCTCTAGAGGAAATCCAAACCTGAAGCCGACGCACGCGCACAACTTCGACGTCGTCGCGGAACATTATTTGCGGCCGCTGGGATTGATCCAGGGCGGGTTTTTCTACAAGTACCTGAATGATCCGATTTATTCGGTCACGGTGCCATTCCAAACCGCGACCGAAGGAACTTTAATTAATGGCCCGCACGCGCACATCGAGGGCATCGAGGCCGCCTGGCAGCAGCGCTTGTCCTTCCTTCCCAGCTTGCTAAACGGCATGGGCGTTCGGGCGAACTACAGCTACACACATTCGCGGGCAAGCTTTCCGGTCGCGATCGGAGAGCGAACTGACCATCCCTCTCTATTGCGCACTGCCCCAAACAACTTCAACTTCGACGTGACCTATGACAGGAAGGGCCTTTCTGCCCGCATGGGTCTGACGCACAATGACGGATACCTCTGGTCCTATGCCGGTGCTCCGAGCAAATTTGGAGACGGGGATACCTACCTGTATCCCCACACTCAGGTTGACGCACAAGTAAGCTACTGGATCCCGCGCAGCCACGGACTCCAGGCAATTGTTTCGCTTCTCAACTTAAACAACGAAGTGTTCGGTTTTTATAACGGCAGCGAACGCTTTCCCATTCAGCGGGAGTATTACAGCCGCACCATCTCAGCCGGGCTGCGCTGGACGTTGCGGAACAAGGAACAGTGA
- a CDS encoding metallophosphoesterase: protein MLVGAGDIATCDDLVGAEATAKLIEKIPGTVFAAGDLAYPDGSDEQFQKCYGATWGRFKDRTRPAPGNHEYRSGGSSGYTRYFGEAAGDPSKGYYSYEVGAWHVIALNSECDKVGGCDAASAQLKWLREDLTAHRATCTLAYFHKPLFSSGVEHGNDPTVKPLWQALYAAGAEIVINGHDHHYERFAPQDPNGQSDSQHGIREFVVGTGGKSTHRTLAATPQPNSEARNADTFGVLKLTLHSGGYEWKFVPQAGKAFTDSGSGTCH from the coding sequence GTGCTGGTGGGCGCCGGCGATATCGCAACCTGCGATGATCTGGTGGGCGCAGAGGCCACTGCCAAGCTGATCGAGAAAATCCCCGGCACGGTTTTCGCCGCAGGCGATCTGGCATACCCCGACGGTTCCGATGAGCAATTCCAAAAATGTTACGGCGCTACGTGGGGACGATTTAAAGATCGCACCCGGCCAGCGCCCGGGAACCACGAATACCGCAGCGGCGGCTCCTCTGGCTACACGCGCTATTTCGGCGAAGCTGCCGGCGATCCATCGAAGGGTTATTACAGTTACGAAGTGGGCGCGTGGCACGTCATCGCGCTCAACAGTGAGTGCGATAAGGTTGGAGGCTGCGACGCCGCATCTGCGCAGTTGAAATGGCTGCGGGAGGATCTGACAGCACATCGAGCCACGTGCACGTTGGCCTATTTCCATAAGCCACTTTTCAGTTCCGGAGTCGAACACGGGAATGATCCTACGGTCAAACCTTTGTGGCAGGCACTCTACGCTGCGGGCGCTGAAATCGTGATCAACGGGCACGATCATCATTACGAGCGGTTTGCCCCTCAGGACCCGAATGGGCAATCAGATTCCCAGCATGGCATCCGCGAATTCGTAGTGGGGACGGGAGGAAAAAGCACCCACCGGACATTGGCGGCGACGCCCCAACCTAACAGCGAAGCCCGTAACGCTGACACCTTCGGAGTACTGAAACTCACCTTGCATTCCGGTGGCTATGAATGGAAGTTCGTTCCGCAAGCCGGGAAGGCGTTCACTGATTCCGGCTCTGGAACCTGCCACTAA
- a CDS encoding CsbD family protein, which yields MDKDRVKGKIKDVAGRVERQAGEWTGNEETQAEGAAKQVEGKVQNAWGKVKDAGRDAVKDMEKKSEEMRDEEEIRREEERGKKDIA from the coding sequence ATGGACAAAGATCGGGTGAAAGGCAAGATCAAAGATGTGGCAGGCCGAGTTGAGCGGCAGGCAGGTGAGTGGACTGGGAATGAAGAGACCCAGGCCGAAGGAGCAGCAAAGCAGGTTGAGGGCAAGGTGCAAAACGCGTGGGGCAAAGTGAAAGATGCCGGCCGCGACGCAGTTAAAGACATGGAAAAGAAGTCGGAAGAAATGCGGGACGAGGAAGAAATCCGTAGAGAAGAAGAACGGGGAAAGAAAGATATAGCATAG
- the lon gene encoding endopeptidase La, which translates to MEQKNTSLPILPVRDTVLFPHAVLPLTVGRESSVQLINSLGEDKTIVVVAQREARVDNPQPTDLYAVGTRAIVHKVVKMPNQSLFVFAEGLDRVRIREFTQITPFMRGTVETVPDIASSKDAELEALQRNVLTLFQQIVAGSPTLSDELSTVAMNIDEPGRLVDFVASSLPSLSTTDKQDVLETPDVRKRLEKINQHLAKELEVQQLRNKIQSEVQDRVQQTQREYYLREQMKAIQKELGEQDENQRETEDLRQKIEAAGMPEEVKKEALKELARLARMSPMAADYSVTRNYIEWLAVLPWNKSSGGEVDILKAKEILDADHYDLKKVKERILDYLSVRRLKPNMKGPILCFVGPPGVGKTSLGKSIARALGRKFVRLSLGGVHDEAEIRGHRRTYIGALPGQIIQGIRRAETNDPVFMLDEIDKVGRDFRGDPAAALLEALDPEQNATFRDNYLDVPFDLSKVLFITTANMLDPIADPLRDRMEIIELQGYTEEEKTHIAFQYLIPRQTEENGVTKDQIEFTEDSIHFIIRHYTREAGVRSLERNIGTICRKQARRIAEGKTDKLLVTRGVVEEFLGGIKIRVEGEIAERTMRPGVAVGLAWTPAGGDILFVEANTMKGKGNFIMTGQIGQVMQESMQAALTWVRSNTTELGIAPEFFSDHDIHIHVPAGAIPKDGPSAGVTMVTALVSLLSNRRVRPLTAMTGEITLSGNVLPVGGIKEKVLAAKRAGVHDVILPAENQTNVVEDLTAEELEGLTIHYVKMIDEVLEIALPHTATEERQDAEEREKVIRETVYTNAPI; encoded by the coding sequence ATGGAACAGAAAAATACATCTTTACCTATCCTCCCGGTGCGGGACACGGTTTTATTTCCGCATGCGGTCCTCCCCCTTACTGTGGGCAGGGAGAGTTCGGTCCAGCTGATTAATTCGCTGGGCGAGGACAAGACCATCGTTGTTGTAGCGCAGCGCGAGGCCCGGGTTGATAACCCCCAGCCCACCGACCTGTACGCCGTGGGCACGCGTGCGATCGTTCACAAAGTCGTCAAAATGCCCAACCAGAGCCTCTTCGTCTTCGCTGAAGGCCTGGATCGGGTGCGCATCCGTGAGTTCACGCAAATTACGCCCTTCATGCGGGGCACAGTGGAGACGGTTCCGGACATCGCCTCATCCAAGGATGCCGAACTGGAAGCTCTGCAGCGCAACGTTCTCACTCTTTTCCAGCAGATCGTCGCCGGTTCGCCGACCTTGTCCGACGAGCTTTCGACGGTGGCAATGAACATTGACGAGCCGGGACGCCTGGTGGATTTTGTCGCCTCGTCTTTGCCATCTCTTTCAACCACCGATAAGCAGGACGTGCTCGAAACTCCCGACGTTCGCAAGCGCCTGGAGAAGATCAACCAACACCTGGCGAAAGAACTCGAAGTCCAGCAGCTCCGCAACAAGATTCAGTCCGAAGTGCAGGACCGCGTCCAGCAGACGCAGCGCGAGTACTACCTGCGCGAGCAGATGAAGGCCATCCAGAAAGAGCTGGGCGAGCAAGACGAGAACCAGCGTGAGACGGAAGATCTCCGCCAAAAAATCGAAGCCGCCGGCATGCCGGAAGAAGTCAAGAAAGAAGCTCTGAAAGAGCTAGCCCGGCTGGCGCGCATGTCGCCCATGGCCGCCGATTATTCAGTGACTCGCAATTACATCGAGTGGCTCGCCGTACTGCCCTGGAACAAGTCTTCAGGCGGTGAAGTTGACATTCTGAAGGCCAAAGAAATTTTGGATGCCGACCACTACGACCTGAAAAAAGTGAAAGAGCGCATTCTGGATTACCTCTCCGTGCGCCGACTGAAGCCCAACATGAAGGGGCCGATCCTGTGCTTCGTCGGACCGCCCGGAGTAGGCAAAACCTCGCTCGGTAAATCCATCGCTCGCGCGCTGGGTCGCAAGTTCGTGCGGCTCTCGCTGGGCGGCGTGCACGACGAAGCGGAAATCCGCGGCCATCGCCGGACTTATATCGGTGCTCTGCCTGGGCAAATCATTCAGGGCATTCGGCGCGCCGAGACCAACGATCCGGTCTTCATGCTCGACGAAATCGATAAAGTCGGGCGCGACTTCCGCGGCGATCCCGCGGCGGCGCTGCTCGAAGCACTCGATCCCGAGCAGAACGCGACTTTCCGCGACAACTACCTCGACGTACCGTTCGACTTGTCGAAGGTGTTGTTCATCACCACTGCCAACATGCTCGATCCCATCGCCGATCCGCTGCGCGATCGCATGGAAATCATCGAGCTCCAGGGCTACACGGAAGAAGAGAAGACACACATCGCGTTTCAGTACCTGATTCCGCGGCAAACGGAAGAGAACGGTGTTACCAAGGACCAGATCGAGTTCACCGAGGACTCGATCCACTTCATTATCCGGCACTACACCCGCGAGGCTGGTGTTCGCAGTCTGGAACGCAACATCGGCACCATCTGCCGCAAGCAGGCGCGTCGCATCGCCGAAGGCAAGACGGACAAGCTGCTGGTGACGCGCGGTGTGGTCGAGGAATTCCTAGGTGGCATCAAGATCCGCGTGGAAGGCGAGATCGCCGAGCGCACCATGCGTCCGGGCGTTGCTGTTGGCCTGGCGTGGACGCCCGCCGGTGGCGACATCCTCTTCGTCGAAGCCAATACCATGAAGGGCAAGGGCAACTTCATCATGACCGGCCAGATCGGCCAGGTGATGCAGGAGTCCATGCAGGCGGCGCTCACCTGGGTTCGGTCGAACACCACCGAGCTGGGCATCGCGCCTGAGTTCTTCAGCGATCACGACATTCACATTCACGTGCCCGCCGGCGCCATCCCGAAGGATGGGCCCTCGGCAGGTGTGACCATGGTGACTGCGCTAGTGTCGCTACTCAGCAATCGCCGCGTGCGCCCGCTGACCGCGATGACCGGTGAAATCACGCTGAGCGGCAATGTGCTCCCCGTGGGCGGCATTAAAGAGAAAGTGCTCGCCGCCAAGCGCGCGGGAGTGCACGACGTAATTCTGCCCGCGGAGAACCAGACCAATGTGGTCGAGGACCTCACCGCCGAAGAGCTCGAGGGCTTGACCATTCACTACGTCAAGATGATTGACGAAGTGCTCGAGATCGCGTTGCCGCACACTGCCACCGAAGAGCGCCAGGACGCCGAAGAGCGCGAGAAGGTCATCCGCGAGACGGTGTACACCAACGCGCCAATATAG